The proteins below come from a single Halomonas binhaiensis genomic window:
- a CDS encoding amidase — protein sequence MTTPYSLDRRDFLKLSAGASMLAASGLGVSASAHGTTPQPGTPSEIVALSANELSSAIRQGNVSCRDVMTAYLDHIERYNPTYNAIVALRSREVLMEEAGAADDDLARGNYRGWMHGFPHAVKDLAATKGITTTLGSPLFKESVPEQDAIFVERLRNAGAILIGKTNTPEFGLGSQTYNPVYGITRNAYDPALCAGGSSGGAAVGLATHMLPVADGSDMMGSLRNPAAYNNVFGFRPSQGRVPGGPSGEKFYQQLGYAGPMGRTVADAARLLSTMSGFDSRAPLSLETDNALYAGNLDMDTAGLKIAWLGDFDGSLPTEPGVLDVCRQAFAYFEDMGAQVEEAKPDFSMDELWETWLTLRHFLVSGGLHDLYVDEAKRAQMKPEAVWEVEGGLRLTGLEVFQASAARSRWYAAMDALFERYDVVALPTAQVFPFEAETHWPQEIDGRRMDTYHRWMQIVTPGTLSGCPVVNVPAGFDSRGRPMGIQLIGPMHQDLKVLKIAHAYEQASRLTQQRPQLIG from the coding sequence ATGACAACACCGTATTCGCTGGATCGACGTGATTTTCTCAAGCTGTCTGCGGGGGCCAGTATGCTTGCAGCTTCTGGACTGGGGGTGAGCGCCAGTGCTCATGGAACTACGCCGCAGCCAGGCACTCCCTCCGAGATCGTGGCCCTGTCGGCCAATGAACTTTCTTCCGCCATTCGTCAGGGCAATGTCAGTTGCCGTGACGTGATGACGGCTTACCTGGACCATATCGAGCGTTACAACCCGACCTATAACGCCATCGTTGCACTGCGATCTCGAGAAGTGCTGATGGAAGAAGCTGGAGCTGCCGACGATGACCTGGCACGGGGTAATTATCGCGGCTGGATGCATGGCTTTCCCCATGCCGTAAAAGATCTGGCGGCAACGAAAGGCATCACGACGACGCTTGGCTCGCCACTGTTCAAGGAATCGGTGCCGGAGCAAGATGCCATCTTCGTCGAGCGGCTGCGTAATGCCGGGGCGATTCTGATCGGCAAGACCAATACGCCGGAGTTCGGTCTCGGTTCGCAGACCTACAACCCCGTCTATGGCATCACCCGTAACGCCTATGACCCGGCGCTATGTGCAGGTGGCAGTAGCGGTGGTGCAGCGGTTGGCCTGGCGACGCATATGCTGCCGGTGGCGGATGGCAGTGACATGATGGGATCGCTGCGCAATCCTGCGGCCTACAACAACGTCTTCGGCTTTCGCCCGAGCCAGGGGCGGGTTCCCGGAGGGCCGTCGGGAGAGAAGTTCTATCAGCAGCTAGGCTATGCAGGCCCCATGGGGCGCACCGTGGCTGATGCGGCGCGCCTGCTGTCGACGATGTCTGGCTTCGATTCTCGCGCTCCGTTATCCCTGGAAACCGACAATGCCCTCTACGCCGGTAATCTGGATATGGATACCGCTGGTCTCAAGATTGCCTGGCTGGGGGACTTCGACGGCAGCTTGCCTACCGAACCCGGCGTGCTGGATGTCTGCCGTCAGGCCTTTGCTTATTTCGAGGATATGGGGGCCCAGGTCGAAGAGGCGAAGCCAGACTTTTCCATGGATGAGCTGTGGGAGACCTGGCTGACATTGCGCCATTTTCTCGTCAGCGGTGGGCTTCACGACCTGTACGTGGATGAAGCAAAGCGTGCCCAGATGAAACCTGAGGCAGTGTGGGAAGTGGAAGGGGGATTGCGCTTGACCGGTCTGGAGGTGTTCCAGGCGTCGGCTGCCCGTAGCCGTTGGTATGCAGCGATGGATGCACTGTTCGAGCGCTACGATGTCGTTGCACTACCTACCGCGCAGGTCTTTCCTTTCGAGGCAGAAACGCATTGGCCGCAGGAAATCGATGGTCGGCGCATGGACACCTACCACCGTTGGATGCAGATAGTGACACCGGGCACGCTCAGCGGGTGTCCGGTGGTCAATGTGCCAGCCGGTTTCGACTCCCGGGGGCGACCCATGGGAATCCAGCTGATCGGTCCCATGCATCAGGATCTCAAGGTTCTGAAGATTGCGCATGCCTACGAACAGGCCTCGCGGTTGACGCAGCAACGTCCCCAGTTGATTGGCTGA
- a CDS encoding helix-turn-helix domain-containing protein, with amino-acid sequence MHNKLLHKTARVLKAIDEHQALGLEELYLLLGLPKPTLKRLLDDLEEMGWLYRRLGDKRYVSLSNIHGPGDSRYHLAKEAHPFLDQLFESTGLASDLVIATASGPSILESNFSRLGIRTGRDRLIGARPCPLHAASGRALCAHQLLNGSSSWLAPGFRDNQLRDNQPQDNPLRDSQLRQLADEYRDGYFRRLSGNWEYGFRFPFKIDAIAIALSIKQRTMASLNLYWDKQRFTYKTVEKRYLSRLEAIGQQLMPVLERHVATLETLSQRDLLPGPGMPASAAFQPAFSQSTGDVAASTARPVRRHAQSSEP; translated from the coding sequence ATGCACAACAAACTTCTCCACAAGACAGCACGGGTACTGAAAGCCATCGACGAACATCAGGCGCTTGGCCTCGAAGAATTGTATTTGCTGCTCGGTCTGCCAAAGCCGACCCTCAAGCGCCTCCTGGATGACCTGGAGGAAATGGGCTGGCTCTATCGCCGCCTGGGTGACAAGCGCTATGTGTCACTGTCGAATATCCATGGTCCAGGCGATTCCCGCTACCACCTGGCCAAGGAAGCACACCCCTTTCTCGACCAGCTATTTGAATCAACGGGTTTGGCATCCGACCTGGTGATTGCAACCGCCAGTGGTCCAAGTATTCTCGAAAGCAACTTTTCACGTCTGGGCATCCGTACTGGCCGGGACCGACTGATCGGAGCCCGCCCCTGCCCCTTGCATGCCGCTTCGGGGCGCGCCTTGTGTGCTCACCAGCTATTGAATGGCTCCAGTTCATGGCTGGCTCCTGGGTTTCGAGACAATCAGCTTCGAGACAATCAACCTCAAGACAACCCGCTTCGTGACAGCCAGCTTCGCCAACTTGCCGATGAGTACCGGGACGGTTATTTCCGTCGCCTATCCGGAAACTGGGAATATGGCTTTCGTTTTCCTTTCAAGATTGATGCCATCGCCATTGCGTTATCCATCAAGCAGCGCACCATGGCCTCCCTCAATCTGTATTGGGATAAGCAGCGCTTTACGTACAAGACGGTAGAAAAGCGCTACCTGTCACGCCTGGAGGCCATCGGGCAGCAACTGATGCCCGTTCTAGAAAGACATGTCGCGACCCTGGAAACCTTGTCGCAACGCGATTTGCTTCCAGGGCCCGGCATGCCGGCTTCAGCTGCCTTTCAACCTGCGTTCAGCCAATCAACTGGGGACGTTGCTGCGTCAACCGCGAGGCCTGTTCGTAGGCATGCGCAATCTTCAGAACCTTGA
- a CDS encoding CbtB domain-containing protein, with product MASLCQQGAVVLFGVLVLYAVGFLPMSAAHNAAHDTRHSFVFPCH from the coding sequence ATGGCGTCGTTGTGCCAGCAAGGGGCTGTTGTGCTCTTTGGAGTGCTCGTCCTTTATGCCGTCGGTTTCCTGCCGATGAGCGCAGCGCATAATGCAGCGCATGATACCCGGCATTCCTTCGTGTTTCCGTGTCACTGA
- a CDS encoding CbtA family protein has protein sequence MLRSLVLSACLIGMVLGLIMTAMQAVGVTPILLAAEQYEIGSDHHAEADYSHEVTGMAEHHHDEEAWAPADGAERYFYTAVSNVFAGIGFSAILLILMNQLCERSRLALTPGRGLLVGGLCYLAVFVAPALGLPPEIPGAAAAALESRQLWWITTVALAAAGLGWLFLARGRKRWLGLPILLLPYVWVPAHDGPLFSHPDPQAVVALNSLQHEFIWVSGFTNLVFWLLAGLLCVITLRRLGSTASVDEGVHG, from the coding sequence ATGTTGCGTTCACTTGTATTGAGTGCCTGCCTGATAGGCATGGTGCTTGGATTGATCATGACGGCCATGCAGGCGGTCGGCGTCACTCCGATCCTGCTGGCTGCCGAGCAGTATGAAATCGGCAGCGACCATCACGCTGAGGCAGACTATTCGCATGAAGTGACCGGCATGGCCGAGCACCATCATGATGAAGAAGCCTGGGCGCCTGCTGATGGTGCCGAGCGTTATTTCTATACCGCCGTTTCCAATGTCTTCGCCGGGATCGGTTTCTCCGCCATTCTCCTGATACTCATGAACCAGCTATGCGAGCGCTCTCGGCTGGCATTGACGCCGGGTCGAGGCCTGCTGGTAGGGGGGCTGTGCTATTTGGCGGTCTTTGTGGCTCCGGCACTGGGGTTGCCTCCTGAAATTCCCGGTGCTGCAGCGGCTGCCCTCGAGTCACGCCAGTTATGGTGGATCACCACGGTCGCGCTTGCTGCTGCAGGCCTGGGGTGGCTGTTTCTGGCGCGGGGCAGGAAGCGCTGGCTGGGGTTGCCCATTCTGCTGCTGCCCTATGTCTGGGTGCCTGCACATGATGGGCCACTGTTCTCTCATCCCGATCCCCAGGCCGTCGTGGCGCTGAATTCGCTGCAGCATGAATTTATCTGGGTGTCTGGATTTACCAACCTCGTGTTCTGGTTGCTGGCAGGGCTGCTGTGTGTCATTACCCTGCGGCGCCTCGGCAGCACGGCAAGTGTCGATGAGGGCGTTCATGGTTGA